A DNA window from Streptomyces parvus contains the following coding sequences:
- a CDS encoding FlgD immunoglobulin-like domain containing protein, translating into MSRHLYTNSRSRRTGRTAGAAAVAVVLAAGLATALPTTAHAAGAAEAAEVLIPAPDAFGEGPEKILATGRYGVLHREGDDYLWTNSYNSRTRVVTELAGVPEELLVGGHDEHNRAIYTQQRADGGTDIVRIGIEDPAFTHTSTVPAQYLNLRFAGGWTVATVDKGDGTYEMRVPRGGDPSADPLVRLPPGATTGAEPVVLGAQGSEVLIGYRLADGSPGYGILTAYDGRVKPLPVTGDASSFRITQMNVSWFSRNGSGGQGVRILPRSGTGTPKVVPLDTRSPDSGVTAFVVEDSIVWHEGTGGPLRLTPHAGVDTERTLLPTVEFAQLRAEGYGDVLALGKDADGKRAIHVFTQDGSGTVFDLVMREVPGVKTADGEIGALSLAGGRLRYVNSLAGKDTLHGKAVGTGLDPAEGARLADFPGLAAGRFADGTDEGLARLVTDPATGKDALVTGDDPEQPSEGLVLPGTGGRIVDASPEFVLYESGGRQYVVDIARDLVVRDQRAQGAALAEDRLYKSAPGKPGTVNVVDPRSGRATASHDLGVDCVPSELQRSGTLLYWSCASQDAAGVYDTATHRDYPAPVSRVLLGDRFLAAREASGDLRLTALRPDGSTADLGTVTGVKPPADDDGRGTTWTLDPAAGKLAWVGTDDTVHVTAPQQAVSPLGVTHSAVPATAAGAWKAAWWLSKPAASWKVTLVRRSNGETVRTWTGEDTRATVRVDWDGTSASGDPVPAGGYTWRLSAAPADGSGDDVTASGTLRVTAG; encoded by the coding sequence GTGTCCCGACACCTGTACACGAACAGCCGCAGCCGACGTACCGGCCGGACCGCGGGAGCGGCGGCCGTTGCGGTGGTGCTGGCGGCAGGGCTCGCCACGGCACTGCCGACCACGGCACACGCCGCGGGGGCGGCGGAGGCGGCCGAAGTCCTGATACCCGCGCCGGACGCCTTCGGCGAGGGGCCGGAGAAGATCCTGGCGACCGGCAGGTACGGCGTACTGCACCGCGAGGGCGACGACTACCTCTGGACGAACTCGTACAACAGCCGGACCAGGGTCGTCACCGAGCTGGCGGGCGTCCCGGAGGAGCTGCTCGTGGGGGGCCACGACGAGCACAACCGGGCGATCTACACCCAGCAGCGCGCCGACGGCGGGACGGACATCGTACGGATCGGCATCGAGGACCCGGCCTTCACCCACACCTCCACGGTCCCCGCCCAGTACCTCAACCTCCGCTTCGCGGGCGGCTGGACGGTGGCGACCGTCGACAAAGGCGACGGAACGTACGAGATGCGGGTGCCCCGGGGCGGGGATCCGTCGGCGGATCCCCTCGTACGGCTGCCCCCCGGGGCCACCACCGGCGCCGAGCCCGTGGTGCTCGGCGCGCAGGGCAGCGAGGTCCTCATCGGCTACCGGCTGGCGGACGGCTCGCCGGGCTACGGCATCCTCACCGCGTACGACGGCCGGGTGAAGCCGTTGCCGGTGACCGGTGACGCGAGCAGCTTCCGCATCACCCAGATGAACGTCAGCTGGTTCTCGCGGAACGGCAGCGGGGGGCAGGGCGTCCGGATTCTCCCGCGCAGCGGCACGGGCACGCCCAAGGTCGTCCCGCTGGACACCCGGTCGCCCGACAGCGGGGTCACCGCGTTCGTGGTGGAGGACAGCATCGTCTGGCACGAGGGCACCGGCGGTCCGCTGCGGCTCACCCCCCACGCCGGCGTGGACACCGAGCGCACGCTCCTGCCCACTGTGGAGTTCGCCCAGCTACGGGCCGAGGGGTACGGGGATGTGCTGGCACTCGGGAAGGACGCCGACGGCAAGCGGGCCATCCACGTGTTCACCCAGGACGGCAGCGGAACCGTCTTCGACCTGGTGATGCGGGAGGTGCCCGGGGTCAAGACGGCGGACGGCGAGATCGGGGCGCTGAGCCTCGCCGGAGGCCGGCTGCGCTACGTCAACTCGCTGGCCGGGAAGGACACGTTGCACGGCAAGGCCGTCGGGACCGGCCTCGACCCGGCGGAGGGGGCGCGGCTCGCCGATTTCCCCGGTCTCGCGGCCGGCCGGTTCGCCGACGGTACGGACGAGGGCCTGGCCCGGCTGGTCACCGACCCGGCCACCGGCAAGGACGCGCTGGTCACCGGCGACGACCCGGAGCAGCCGTCCGAGGGCCTGGTTCTGCCCGGCACGGGTGGCCGCATCGTCGACGCCTCACCGGAGTTCGTGCTGTACGAGTCGGGCGGACGGCAGTACGTCGTCGACATCGCCCGCGACCTCGTCGTCCGCGACCAGCGGGCGCAGGGCGCGGCGCTGGCCGAGGACCGGCTGTACAAGTCGGCGCCCGGCAAGCCCGGCACGGTGAACGTGGTCGACCCGCGCTCCGGGCGGGCGACCGCGAGCCACGACCTCGGCGTCGACTGTGTGCCGAGCGAGCTCCAGCGCAGCGGCACCCTGCTGTACTGGAGCTGCGCTTCCCAGGACGCGGCGGGCGTGTACGACACGGCGACCCACCGCGACTACCCCGCCCCGGTGTCCCGGGTCCTGCTCGGCGACCGGTTCCTGGCCGCGCGCGAGGCCTCCGGCGACCTGCGCCTGACCGCACTGCGGCCCGACGGCTCCACCGCCGACCTGGGCACCGTCACGGGCGTGAAGCCGCCCGCGGACGACGACGGCCGCGGCACCACGTGGACCCTGGACCCGGCGGCGGGCAAGCTCGCCTGGGTCGGGACCGACGACACCGTCCACGTGACCGCCCCGCAGCAGGCCGTCTCCCCGCTGGGCGTCACCCACTCCGCCGTGCCCGCCACGGCGGCGGGCGCGTGGAAGGCCGCCTGGTGGCTGTCCAAGCCCGCCGCGTCCTGGAAGGTGACCCTGGTGCGCCGCTCGAACGGCGAGACCGTCCGCACCTGGACGGGCGAGGACACGCGCGCCACGGTACGGGTCGACTGGGACGGTACGTCCGCCTCCGGCGACCCGGTCCCGGCGGGCGGCTACACCTGGCGGCTGAGCGCCGCGCCGGCGGACGGCTCGGGCGACGACGTCACGGCGTCGGGCACCTTGCGCGTGACGGCAGGCTGA
- a CDS encoding YdcF family protein, producing MVVYAPAALLFLVFCVSVLRERRKFSNAVVLGLAVLCALAASLYRLAASDSAAAPVVLWSLLVLGAVAVLVLTCFLFLNGVRMVRKEGRSPSNLLSLLAALAVLAVVALLATAAALRTPVLIGAATAAGGLAVYFSFLFLCFVCYAFLYGRLRVRRKADFVVVLGSGLVGGSTVPPLLASRLKRGQAVHARLAKRGGSPVLITSGGQGPDEDLPESHAMADHLVAQGFPAHLIEREDRSTNTEENLRFSKAIMEQAKPDYRCVVVTNNYHAFRAALTARRVRIRGQVVGSPTAAYFWPNATLREFAAILADYRRSNAVMCVLIVLGGVAAWWTSWR from the coding sequence ATGGTGGTCTACGCCCCCGCGGCGCTCCTCTTCCTCGTCTTCTGTGTGAGCGTGCTGCGCGAGCGCCGGAAGTTCAGCAACGCCGTCGTCCTGGGACTCGCCGTGCTCTGTGCCCTGGCGGCCTCGCTCTACCGGCTGGCCGCGTCCGATTCCGCCGCGGCTCCGGTCGTGCTGTGGTCGCTGCTCGTGCTGGGCGCGGTGGCCGTGCTCGTGCTGACGTGTTTCCTGTTCCTCAACGGCGTACGCATGGTGCGCAAAGAAGGCCGGAGCCCGTCCAACCTGCTCTCCCTGCTGGCCGCCCTGGCCGTTCTCGCCGTCGTCGCCCTGCTGGCCACCGCCGCCGCCCTGCGGACTCCGGTGCTGATCGGGGCGGCGACGGCGGCGGGTGGGCTGGCGGTCTACTTCTCGTTCCTGTTCCTGTGCTTCGTCTGTTACGCGTTCCTCTACGGGCGGCTCCGCGTGCGCCGCAAGGCCGACTTCGTGGTGGTACTGGGCTCGGGCCTGGTCGGCGGCTCCACCGTGCCGCCGCTGCTCGCGAGCCGGCTGAAGCGAGGGCAGGCGGTCCACGCGCGGCTCGCCAAGCGCGGCGGGTCCCCCGTCCTCATCACCTCGGGCGGGCAGGGGCCCGACGAGGATCTGCCGGAGTCCCACGCCATGGCCGACCACCTGGTGGCCCAGGGGTTTCCCGCGCACCTCATCGAGCGGGAGGACCGGTCGACGAACACCGAGGAGAACCTGCGGTTCAGCAAGGCGATCATGGAGCAGGCGAAGCCGGACTACCGGTGCGTCGTCGTCACGAACAACTACCACGCCTTCCGCGCGGCGCTCACCGCCCGCCGGGTCCGGATCCGGGGACAGGTGGTGGGCTCACCGACCGCCGCGTACTTCTGGCCCAACGCGACGCTCCGCGAGTTCGCCGCGATCCTCGCGGACTACCGGCGGAGCAACGCGGTGATGTGCGTGCTGATCGTCCTCGGCGGGGTGGCCGCGTGGTGGACGAGCTGGAGGTAG
- a CDS encoding ornithine cyclodeaminase family protein gives MTLLLTRSRITDLLDPDTVLAGLRAGFTAPAPKTRPLRIRTDLPGPGTATALLPGAIDGIPAYTVKVNAKFPDAVPALRGLVCLHDLADGELLAVLDSASVTAWRTGLAAALATHVLADEHTDSVSVVGAGAQARMVLRGLVRLRTVSRLTVCDTDPVRAATFAEEHERLLGIPVETVGEPRSAAARADIVVLATWSRSPLLTAADLRPGMHVTTLGADEPGKIELAADALRRARTVVDDRELAVSMGALGNTGLSADAAHASLGQVLGGERAGRETSDQITVYAPVGLPWQDLALAWPLYRAAAEEGSCPQVDFLA, from the coding sequence GTGACCCTGCTGCTGACCCGTTCCCGCATCACCGACCTGCTCGACCCCGACACCGTGCTGGCCGGGCTCCGTGCGGGATTCACCGCACCCGCTCCCAAGACCCGGCCGTTGCGGATCCGTACGGACCTGCCCGGTCCGGGTACGGCGACAGCGCTTCTGCCCGGGGCGATCGACGGAATCCCGGCCTACACGGTGAAGGTCAACGCGAAGTTTCCCGATGCGGTTCCCGCCCTGCGGGGCCTCGTCTGCCTGCACGACCTGGCGGACGGAGAGCTGCTGGCCGTACTGGACTCGGCCTCGGTCACCGCTTGGCGTACCGGGCTCGCCGCGGCTCTGGCCACCCACGTACTCGCCGACGAGCACACCGACTCGGTGAGCGTCGTAGGTGCGGGCGCGCAGGCCCGGATGGTGCTGCGGGGTCTCGTCCGCCTGCGCACGGTCTCCAGGCTGACCGTGTGCGACACCGACCCCGTGCGGGCGGCCACGTTCGCCGAGGAGCACGAAAGGCTCCTCGGCATTCCGGTGGAGACGGTCGGCGAGCCACGGAGCGCCGCCGCGCGCGCGGACATCGTCGTCCTCGCGACCTGGTCACGCAGCCCGCTGCTGACTGCCGCCGATCTGCGCCCGGGAATGCACGTCACCACGCTCGGCGCGGATGAGCCCGGCAAGATCGAACTCGCCGCCGACGCACTGCGACGCGCCCGCACCGTGGTCGACGATCGTGAGCTCGCCGTCTCCATGGGGGCTCTCGGCAACACCGGGCTGAGCGCCGACGCCGCCCACGCGTCTCTCGGGCAGGTGCTCGGCGGTGAGCGGGCGGGCCGCGAAACGAGCGACCAGATCACCGTCTACGCCCCCGTCGGGCTGCCCTGGCAGGACCTCGCCCTGGCCTGGCCCCTCTACCGGGCCGCCGCCGAAGAGGGCTCCTGCCCGCAGGTCGACTTCCTGGCCTGA
- a CDS encoding AraC family transcriptional regulator — MLERLNDAMGHIEAHLGERIEAADLARIAMTSEYHFRRMFSALAGLPLSEYIRRRRMTVAGAEVLGDRDRSLLDVAMRYGYDTGEGFARAFRAVHGIGPGEARRTGAVLRSQQRLTFRLVVEGSSAMRYGLVEKNAFRVVGKKARVPLIHEGPNPAIAEFIRGIGREELERIATLSDQEPAGIVGVSDQLDPSRAEGTELDYYHGVATTAEPPVGLDALDVPAGTWAVFESEGEFPQALQYLWRDVFTQWFPSNPYASRPGPEILRVRLTEDGKRAEAELWIPVERSAES; from the coding sequence GTGCTGGAACGGCTGAACGACGCGATGGGGCACATCGAGGCCCACCTCGGTGAGCGCATCGAGGCGGCGGACCTCGCCCGGATCGCGATGACGTCGGAGTACCACTTCCGCCGGATGTTCTCCGCACTGGCGGGGCTCCCGCTGTCCGAGTACATCCGCCGTCGCCGCATGACGGTGGCCGGAGCGGAGGTGCTCGGTGACCGTGACCGTTCGCTGCTGGACGTGGCGATGCGGTACGGCTACGACACGGGGGAGGGCTTCGCCCGCGCGTTCCGGGCCGTGCACGGCATCGGACCGGGTGAGGCGCGGCGAACGGGCGCGGTTCTGCGGTCCCAGCAACGCCTGACCTTCCGACTCGTCGTCGAAGGGAGTAGCGCCATGCGCTACGGCTTGGTGGAGAAGAACGCGTTCCGGGTGGTCGGGAAGAAGGCCCGCGTCCCGCTCATTCACGAAGGACCGAATCCGGCCATCGCGGAGTTCATCCGGGGCATCGGCCGGGAGGAGCTGGAGCGCATCGCGACCCTCTCGGACCAGGAGCCGGCGGGCATCGTCGGGGTGAGCGACCAGCTCGACCCGAGCCGCGCGGAGGGCACCGAACTCGACTACTACCACGGGGTGGCGACCACCGCGGAGCCTCCGGTTGGCCTGGACGCCCTGGACGTACCGGCAGGCACCTGGGCGGTCTTCGAGAGCGAAGGCGAGTTCCCGCAGGCCCTCCAGTACCTCTGGCGGGATGTGTTCACCCAGTGGTTCCCGTCGAACCCGTACGCCTCCCGGCCCGGCCCGGAGATCCTGCGGGTGCGGCTGACGGAGGACGGGAAGCGGGCGGAGGCGGAGCTGTGGATCCCGGTGGAGCGGTCGGCCGAGAGCTGA